Proteins encoded within one genomic window of Panicum virgatum strain AP13 chromosome 1N, P.virgatum_v5, whole genome shotgun sequence:
- the LOC120654576 gene encoding cyclin-T1-1-like isoform X2 encodes MGAAREEGGEAYRSWYLSREEIERDSPSRRDGVSAAKEAELRATYCSFIRDVCIRLQLPQITIATAILLCHRFYLRQSHAKNEWQTVATVCIFLASKIEDTPCSLKSVIIVAYETMYRKNTDAAKRIHQEEVLAKQKSLILVGETLLLSTIRFDFNIRHPYEPLKLALKNLGISQKEVRQDAMSIVNDTLPTTLVVQFKPHFIAAGSLFLAAKFHNFILPSQNGRVWWNEFDVAPKQLQDVIQQMTELFKKRDPRSMGAVIKPVPTSTPTDKHQIKQTPTPTLTDKHQIKPSPVPTPIDKQHIKLTPIPTPMYKQKIKTIPAPTPTPTDKQQIISTLDPPVRHTQCSRRSSSNSNTEAYGHMLLGSSFDDKSTGRSTRYEENQCRRRYQRKYINHNLDQRLGEQSYQGILKTACVNEAGIKSFEYTSRPARRTYEEISYQRTHINHNFDAVDTDQKLDERSCWGTLKADCVNEAGIRDLKKRRVQEGTGLQTIHTYDSNAWRFERQDSYLKQIHLGRNRR; translated from the exons ATGGGcgccgcgagggaggagggcggcgaggcGTACCGGTCGTGGTACCTGAGCCGGGAGGAGATCGAGCGCGACTCGCCGTCGCGGCGGGACGGCGTCAGCGCGGCCAAGGAGGCGGAGCTCCGGGCCACCTACTGCTCCTTCATCCGCGATGTCTGCATCAGGCTCCAATT GCCGCAGATTACAATCGCCACGGCGATCCTGCTCTGCCACCGCTTCTACCTCCGTCAATCCCATGCTAAGAACGAGTGGCAG aCTGTTGCAACTGTTTGCATATTTCTTGCTTCAAAGATTGAAGACACACCTTGCTCATTAAAAAGTGTCATCATTGTGGCATATGAAACAATGTATCGGAAAAACACTGATGCTGCTAAGAGAATCCACCAGGAG GAAGTTCTTGCTAAGCAGAAATCCCTAATTTTGGTCGGGGAGACACTATTGCTTTCAACCATTAGGTTTGATTTCAATATACGTCATCCTTACGAACCACTAAAGCTTGCTCTGAAGAATCTGGGGATCTCCCAGAAGGAAGTGAGGCAAGATGCCATGAGTATCGTTAATGATAC GCTTCCGACTACATTAGTTGTGCAGTTCAAACCACACTTCATTGCTGCTGGATCGCTCTTCCTTGCTGCTAAATTTCATAACTTTATACTTCCTTCCCAAAATGGTAGAGTATGGTGGAATGAGTTTGATGTTGCACCAAAGCAGTTGCAAG ATGTTATACAGCAAATGACTGAGTTATTTAAGAAAAGGGACCCACGCTCAATGGGTGCTGTTATCAAGCCAGTGCCAACTTCTACTCCGACAGATAAACATCAG ATCAAGCAGACTCCAACTCCGACTCTGACAGATAAACATCAGATCAAGCCATCTCCAGTTCCAACTCCAATAGATAAACAACACATCAAGCTGACTCCAATTCCAACTCCAATGTATAAACAGAAGATCAAGACGATTCCAGCTCCAACTCCAACTCCAACAGATAAACAGCAGATAATAAGCACTCTAGATCCTCCTGTGAGGCATACACAATGTTCAAGGAGAAGTTCTAGCAATAGCAATACAGAAGCTTATGGACACATGCTTTTGGGCAGTTCATTTGATGACAAGTCCACTGGCAGGTCAACAAGGTATGAAGAGAATCAGTGTCGGCGAAGGTATCAGCGAAAATACATAAATCATAACTTGGATCAGAGGTTAGGGGAACAGTCTTACCAGGGCATTCTGAAGACTGCTTGTGTTAATGAAGCAGGAATCAAGTCATTTGAGTATACCAGCAGGCCAGCAAGGCGAACATATGAAGAGATTTCATATCAGCGAACACACATAAATCATAACTTTGATGCTGTTGATACGGATCAGAAGTTAGATGAACGATCTTGCTGGGGGACTCTGAAGGCTGACTGTGTTAATGAAGCAGGAATCAGGGACTTGAAGAAAAGAAGAGTTCAAGAGGGCACAGGGCTGCAAACTATTCATACATATGATTCAAATGCATGGAGGTTTGAGAGGCAAGATAGCTATTTGAAACAAATTCATCTTGGGAGAAACAGAAGGTAG
- the LOC120654576 gene encoding cyclin-T1-1-like isoform X1, which translates to MGAAREEGGEAYRSWYLSREEIERDSPSRRDGVSAAKEAELRATYCSFIRDVCIRLQLPQITIATAILLCHRFYLRQSHAKNEWQTVATVCIFLASKIEDTPCSLKSVIIVAYETMYRKNTDAAKRIHQEEVLAKQKSLILVGETLLLSTIRFDFNIRHPYEPLKLALKNLGISQKEVRQDAMSIVNDTLPTTLVVQFKPHFIAAGSLFLAAKFHNFILPSQNGRVWWNEFDVAPKQLQDVIQQMTELFKKRDPRSMGAVIKPVPTSTPTDKHQVRPTPNLTTTRTNKQQINLAVTPTNKQQIKQTPTPTLTDKHQIKPSPVPTPIDKQHIKLTPIPTPMYKQKIKTIPAPTPTPTDKQQIISTLDPPVRHTQCSRRSSSNSNTEAYGHMLLGSSFDDKSTGRSTRYEENQCRRRYQRKYINHNLDQRLGEQSYQGILKTACVNEAGIKSFEYTSRPARRTYEEISYQRTHINHNFDAVDTDQKLDERSCWGTLKADCVNEAGIRDLKKRRVQEGTGLQTIHTYDSNAWRFERQDSYLKQIHLGRNRR; encoded by the exons ATGGGcgccgcgagggaggagggcggcgaggcGTACCGGTCGTGGTACCTGAGCCGGGAGGAGATCGAGCGCGACTCGCCGTCGCGGCGGGACGGCGTCAGCGCGGCCAAGGAGGCGGAGCTCCGGGCCACCTACTGCTCCTTCATCCGCGATGTCTGCATCAGGCTCCAATT GCCGCAGATTACAATCGCCACGGCGATCCTGCTCTGCCACCGCTTCTACCTCCGTCAATCCCATGCTAAGAACGAGTGGCAG aCTGTTGCAACTGTTTGCATATTTCTTGCTTCAAAGATTGAAGACACACCTTGCTCATTAAAAAGTGTCATCATTGTGGCATATGAAACAATGTATCGGAAAAACACTGATGCTGCTAAGAGAATCCACCAGGAG GAAGTTCTTGCTAAGCAGAAATCCCTAATTTTGGTCGGGGAGACACTATTGCTTTCAACCATTAGGTTTGATTTCAATATACGTCATCCTTACGAACCACTAAAGCTTGCTCTGAAGAATCTGGGGATCTCCCAGAAGGAAGTGAGGCAAGATGCCATGAGTATCGTTAATGATAC GCTTCCGACTACATTAGTTGTGCAGTTCAAACCACACTTCATTGCTGCTGGATCGCTCTTCCTTGCTGCTAAATTTCATAACTTTATACTTCCTTCCCAAAATGGTAGAGTATGGTGGAATGAGTTTGATGTTGCACCAAAGCAGTTGCAAG ATGTTATACAGCAAATGACTGAGTTATTTAAGAAAAGGGACCCACGCTCAATGGGTGCTGTTATCAAGCCAGTGCCAACTTCTACTCCGACAGATAAACATCAGGTCAGGCCGACTCCAAATTTAACTACGACTCGAACAAATAAACAACAGATCAACCTGGCTGTGACTCCGACGAATAAACAGCAGATCAAGCAGACTCCAACTCCGACTCTGACAGATAAACATCAGATCAAGCCATCTCCAGTTCCAACTCCAATAGATAAACAACACATCAAGCTGACTCCAATTCCAACTCCAATGTATAAACAGAAGATCAAGACGATTCCAGCTCCAACTCCAACTCCAACAGATAAACAGCAGATAATAAGCACTCTAGATCCTCCTGTGAGGCATACACAATGTTCAAGGAGAAGTTCTAGCAATAGCAATACAGAAGCTTATGGACACATGCTTTTGGGCAGTTCATTTGATGACAAGTCCACTGGCAGGTCAACAAGGTATGAAGAGAATCAGTGTCGGCGAAGGTATCAGCGAAAATACATAAATCATAACTTGGATCAGAGGTTAGGGGAACAGTCTTACCAGGGCATTCTGAAGACTGCTTGTGTTAATGAAGCAGGAATCAAGTCATTTGAGTATACCAGCAGGCCAGCAAGGCGAACATATGAAGAGATTTCATATCAGCGAACACACATAAATCATAACTTTGATGCTGTTGATACGGATCAGAAGTTAGATGAACGATCTTGCTGGGGGACTCTGAAGGCTGACTGTGTTAATGAAGCAGGAATCAGGGACTTGAAGAAAAGAAGAGTTCAAGAGGGCACAGGGCTGCAAACTATTCATACATATGATTCAAATGCATGGAGGTTTGAGAGGCAAGATAGCTATTTGAAACAAATTCATCTTGGGAGAAACAGAAGGTAG
- the LOC120654576 gene encoding cyclin-T1-1-like isoform X3, whose translation MYRKNTDAAKRIHQEEVLAKQKSLILVGETLLLSTIRFDFNIRHPYEPLKLALKNLGISQKEVRQDAMSIVNDTLPTTLVVQFKPHFIAAGSLFLAAKFHNFILPSQNGRVWWNEFDVAPKQLQDVIQQMTELFKKRDPRSMGAVIKPVPTSTPTDKHQVRPTPNLTTTRTNKQQINLAVTPTNKQQIKQTPTPTLTDKHQIKPSPVPTPIDKQHIKLTPIPTPMYKQKIKTIPAPTPTPTDKQQIISTLDPPVRHTQCSRRSSSNSNTEAYGHMLLGSSFDDKSTGRSTRYEENQCRRRYQRKYINHNLDQRLGEQSYQGILKTACVNEAGIKSFEYTSRPARRTYEEISYQRTHINHNFDAVDTDQKLDERSCWGTLKADCVNEAGIRDLKKRRVQEGTGLQTIHTYDSNAWRFERQDSYLKQIHLGRNRR comes from the exons ATGTATCGGAAAAACACTGATGCTGCTAAGAGAATCCACCAGGAG GAAGTTCTTGCTAAGCAGAAATCCCTAATTTTGGTCGGGGAGACACTATTGCTTTCAACCATTAGGTTTGATTTCAATATACGTCATCCTTACGAACCACTAAAGCTTGCTCTGAAGAATCTGGGGATCTCCCAGAAGGAAGTGAGGCAAGATGCCATGAGTATCGTTAATGATAC GCTTCCGACTACATTAGTTGTGCAGTTCAAACCACACTTCATTGCTGCTGGATCGCTCTTCCTTGCTGCTAAATTTCATAACTTTATACTTCCTTCCCAAAATGGTAGAGTATGGTGGAATGAGTTTGATGTTGCACCAAAGCAGTTGCAAG ATGTTATACAGCAAATGACTGAGTTATTTAAGAAAAGGGACCCACGCTCAATGGGTGCTGTTATCAAGCCAGTGCCAACTTCTACTCCGACAGATAAACATCAGGTCAGGCCGACTCCAAATTTAACTACGACTCGAACAAATAAACAACAGATCAACCTGGCTGTGACTCCGACGAATAAACAGCAGATCAAGCAGACTCCAACTCCGACTCTGACAGATAAACATCAGATCAAGCCATCTCCAGTTCCAACTCCAATAGATAAACAACACATCAAGCTGACTCCAATTCCAACTCCAATGTATAAACAGAAGATCAAGACGATTCCAGCTCCAACTCCAACTCCAACAGATAAACAGCAGATAATAAGCACTCTAGATCCTCCTGTGAGGCATACACAATGTTCAAGGAGAAGTTCTAGCAATAGCAATACAGAAGCTTATGGACACATGCTTTTGGGCAGTTCATTTGATGACAAGTCCACTGGCAGGTCAACAAGGTATGAAGAGAATCAGTGTCGGCGAAGGTATCAGCGAAAATACATAAATCATAACTTGGATCAGAGGTTAGGGGAACAGTCTTACCAGGGCATTCTGAAGACTGCTTGTGTTAATGAAGCAGGAATCAAGTCATTTGAGTATACCAGCAGGCCAGCAAGGCGAACATATGAAGAGATTTCATATCAGCGAACACACATAAATCATAACTTTGATGCTGTTGATACGGATCAGAAGTTAGATGAACGATCTTGCTGGGGGACTCTGAAGGCTGACTGTGTTAATGAAGCAGGAATCAGGGACTTGAAGAAAAGAAGAGTTCAAGAGGGCACAGGGCTGCAAACTATTCATACATATGATTCAAATGCATGGAGGTTTGAGAGGCAAGATAGCTATTTGAAACAAATTCATCTTGGGAGAAACAGAAGGTAG